In Rhizobium lusitanum, a genomic segment contains:
- a CDS encoding ABC transporter substrate-binding protein yields MKARIALAAFAAIMAVSGAAKADTLVFTSWGGTTQDAQKAAWVNPFTDKTGVAVAQDGPTDYGKLKAMVEAGQVTWDVVDVEGDYAAQAGKTGLLEKLDFSVIDKSKLDPRFVTDYSVGSFYYSFVIGCNADAVSACPKSWADLFDTAKFPGKRTFYKWSAPGVIEAALLADGVPADKLYPLDLERAFKKLDTIKSDIVWWSSGAQSQQLLASAEAPFGSIWNGRMTALAASGVKTDTSWNQNITAADSLVVPKGAPNLEAAMKFIALAASAQPQADLAKATGYAPINIESAKLMDPATAKTLPDQQTASQVNADMSYWAENRDAIGKRWYAWQAQ; encoded by the coding sequence ATGAAAGCAAGAATTGCACTCGCGGCCTTTGCCGCAATAATGGCAGTGTCCGGGGCGGCCAAGGCCGACACGCTCGTCTTCACGAGCTGGGGAGGAACGACACAGGACGCGCAGAAGGCCGCCTGGGTGAACCCGTTCACCGACAAAACCGGTGTTGCCGTTGCGCAGGATGGTCCGACCGACTACGGCAAGCTGAAAGCCATGGTCGAGGCAGGTCAGGTGACCTGGGACGTTGTCGACGTTGAGGGTGACTATGCCGCGCAGGCGGGCAAGACCGGGCTGCTGGAGAAGCTCGATTTCTCCGTCATCGACAAGTCCAAGCTCGATCCGCGTTTCGTGACGGACTATTCGGTCGGCAGCTTCTATTATTCCTTCGTGATCGGTTGCAATGCGGATGCGGTCAGCGCCTGCCCGAAAAGCTGGGCGGATCTGTTCGACACGGCAAAATTTCCCGGCAAGCGCACCTTCTATAAATGGTCCGCGCCGGGCGTGATCGAGGCGGCTTTGCTGGCCGACGGCGTCCCTGCCGACAAGCTTTATCCGCTCGATCTCGAGCGGGCATTCAAGAAGCTGGATACGATCAAGTCGGACATCGTCTGGTGGTCGAGCGGTGCGCAGTCGCAGCAGCTTCTCGCATCCGCCGAAGCCCCGTTCGGCAGCATCTGGAACGGCCGCATGACCGCGCTTGCCGCCAGCGGCGTCAAGACGGACACGTCCTGGAACCAGAACATCACCGCCGCCGATTCCCTCGTCGTGCCCAAGGGCGCGCCGAACCTGGAAGCGGCGATGAAGTTCATCGCTCTGGCAGCATCAGCCCAGCCACAAGCCGATCTGGCGAAGGCGACCGGCTATGCGCCCATCAACATCGAGTCGGCAAAGCTGATGGATCCGGCAACGGCCAAGACCCTGCCGGACCAGCAGACCGCCAGCCAGGTCAATGCCGACATGTCATATTGGGCCGAGAACCGTGATGCCATCGGCAAGCGGTGGTATGCCTGGCAGGCCCAATAG
- a CDS encoding ABC transporter permease — protein MSTYTDVASETAPTSRAARPNGFGGVMPALIFVAIFFVVPVIALLLRSVMEPTPGFGNYAELLGSTTYLKIFANTFIVSGLVTVISLLIGFPVAWTLAIMPTKLASLIFAVLLLSMWTNLLARTYAWMVLLQRTGLINKMLMATGLIDKPLALVNNLTGVTIGMTYIMLPFIILPLFGVIRKIDPAILQAAALCGASRWQCLTRVLLPLAAPGMVAGALMVFVMSLGYYVTPSLLGGTANMMLAELIAQFVQSLVNWGMGGAAALVLLVVTLSLYAVQLRLFGTQNTGGR, from the coding sequence ATGTCGACATATACTGACGTCGCCAGCGAGACTGCGCCCACGTCGAGGGCGGCTAGACCCAATGGCTTCGGCGGGGTCATGCCGGCGCTGATCTTCGTTGCTATTTTCTTCGTGGTTCCCGTCATCGCCCTTCTGCTGCGCAGCGTGATGGAGCCAACTCCGGGCTTCGGCAATTATGCCGAACTGCTGGGCTCGACGACCTATCTCAAGATATTCGCCAATACCTTCATCGTCTCCGGCCTCGTCACTGTGATTTCGCTGCTGATCGGCTTTCCCGTCGCCTGGACGCTGGCGATCATGCCGACGAAACTGGCCTCGCTGATTTTCGCGGTCCTGCTTCTGTCGATGTGGACCAATCTGCTCGCCCGGACCTATGCCTGGATGGTGCTGCTTCAGCGCACCGGGCTGATCAACAAGATGCTGATGGCAACCGGGCTGATCGACAAGCCGCTGGCGCTGGTCAACAACCTGACCGGTGTGACGATCGGCATGACCTACATCATGCTGCCCTTCATCATCCTGCCGCTCTTTGGCGTCATCCGCAAGATCGATCCGGCCATCCTGCAGGCCGCTGCCCTTTGCGGCGCAAGCCGCTGGCAATGCCTGACCCGTGTTCTCCTGCCGTTGGCCGCGCCAGGCATGGTGGCGGGCGCGCTGATGGTCTTCGTCATGTCGCTTGGCTATTACGTCACCCCGTCTCTTCTCGGCGGCACGGCGAATATGATGCTGGCGGAACTGATCGCCCAGTTCGTGCAGTCCCTCGTCAATTGGGGTATGGGAGGGGCCGCGGCCCTTGTTCTCCTCGTCGTCACGCTTTCGCTCTATGCGGTGCAGTTGCGGCTGTTCGGTACCCAGAATACGGGAGGGCGCTAA
- a CDS encoding ABC transporter permease gives MLLNFDRLGWWKYALLAITLLTAAFLLLPILFIAALSFGSSQWLIFPPPGWTLKWYGELFSDPQWLASAWTSFKIASIVTVLSVLLGLVTSFGLVRGTFLFRNTLKALFLTPMILPVVVLAVALYAFFLRIGLGGTLVGFVISHLVLALPFSILSISNALEGFDKSIEDAAVLCGASPLEAKIRVTLPAISHGLFSAAVFSFLTSWDEVVVAIFMASPTLQTLPVKVWATLRQDLTPVVAAASSLLILLTITLMALVAVARKVLKS, from the coding sequence ATGTTGCTCAATTTCGACCGTCTCGGCTGGTGGAAATATGCACTTCTGGCGATAACCCTCCTGACGGCGGCCTTTCTGCTGCTGCCCATTCTCTTCATTGCAGCGCTTTCCTTCGGATCGTCGCAATGGCTGATCTTTCCGCCGCCCGGCTGGACGTTGAAATGGTATGGCGAGCTCTTTTCCGATCCCCAGTGGCTGGCATCGGCCTGGACAAGCTTCAAGATCGCCTCGATCGTCACGGTTCTCTCGGTACTGCTCGGGCTCGTGACCTCCTTCGGGCTGGTGCGTGGCACCTTCCTGTTTCGCAATACGCTAAAAGCGCTTTTCCTGACGCCGATGATCCTGCCCGTCGTTGTTCTCGCGGTGGCGCTTTACGCCTTTTTCCTGAGAATTGGGCTCGGCGGAACCCTGGTGGGGTTCGTTATCTCGCATCTGGTTCTGGCGCTGCCCTTTTCCATCCTTTCTATTTCCAATGCGCTCGAAGGCTTCGATAAATCCATCGAGGATGCGGCGGTGTTGTGCGGTGCTTCACCGCTTGAGGCGAAGATCAGGGTAACACTACCGGCGATCAGCCATGGGCTGTTTTCGGCCGCGGTCTTCTCGTTCCTGACCTCCTGGGACGAGGTGGTGGTGGCGATCTTCATGGCGAGCCCGACGCTGCAGACGCTGCCGGTGAAAGTCTGGGCCACTCTGCGGCAGGATCTGACGCCGGTCGTGGCTGCGGCTTCGTCCCTTCTCATCCTTTTGACGATCACGTTGATGGCGCTTGTCGCAGTCGCACGCAAGGTACTGAAATCATGA